A single window of Vibrio gazogenes DNA harbors:
- a CDS encoding LysR family transcriptional regulator: MRHLKAFHVFHVAAASASFTEAADKLHITHGAVSKQIKLLEAHLTQPLFYKQGRGLRLTPEGELLKQYTDIAFDALDTGIHQIKSATVDYLEVSCEPTLTMRWLMPRLAEYYKMSGVDIRLSTAGGPVTLGESGLSMAIRRDDFDIPSNYGVHLLAEEWVGPVCSPEYWRQVQHDFSSIVLLHSETRRGAWEHWSIQSNHQLHRNQCNQSFDHFYFCLQAAVDGLGVAIGSYPLIADDLKNGRLVAPFGFILSGYHYVLLRQSAALVPQEQQFQQWLENEFLACVPLI, encoded by the coding sequence ATGAGACACCTTAAAGCTTTCCATGTTTTTCATGTCGCCGCAGCGTCTGCCAGTTTTACTGAGGCAGCAGATAAACTTCACATTACTCACGGTGCCGTAAGTAAGCAAATTAAGTTATTAGAAGCGCACCTTACTCAGCCTCTGTTTTACAAGCAAGGTCGGGGATTAAGACTGACCCCAGAGGGAGAGTTACTGAAGCAGTACACTGATATTGCTTTTGATGCATTGGATACCGGTATTCATCAGATCAAGAGTGCCACCGTTGATTACCTTGAAGTTTCATGCGAGCCGACATTAACCATGCGCTGGCTCATGCCGAGACTGGCAGAGTATTACAAGATGTCTGGCGTGGATATCCGGTTATCCACCGCAGGAGGACCGGTTACTTTAGGCGAGAGCGGTTTATCAATGGCCATTCGTCGTGATGATTTTGATATACCGTCAAACTATGGGGTGCATCTGTTGGCTGAAGAGTGGGTCGGGCCGGTATGTTCACCTGAATACTGGCGTCAGGTTCAGCATGATTTCTCAAGTATCGTTCTGCTTCACAGTGAGACGCGTCGTGGCGCTTGGGAACATTGGTCGATTCAGTCAAATCATCAACTCCACCGCAACCAATGCAATCAATCGTTTGACCATTTCTATTTTTGTTTACAAGCGGCTGTCGATGGGCTGGGGGTCGCGATCGGTTCATATCCTTTGATTGCGGATGATTTGAAAAATGGCAGACTGGTTGCACCTTTTGGCTTTATTTTGTCCGGCTATCACTACGTATTATTGCGACAATCAGCAGCGTTAGTCCCCCAAGAGCAGCAGTTTCAGCAATGGCTTGAAAATGAATTCTTAGCGTGTGTGCCGCTCATTTGA
- a CDS encoding LysE family translocator has protein sequence MEITSYIILGLLIVVSPGADFVLVVKNSLSSGRKAGLLTGLGIGIGVCIHISYSILGISHLLSQNIIVFSIIKYVGSAYLIYLGITGIFYSKLTLNRNAIAAPQEPYHARKYFTQGFFCNMLNPKTMLFFLSIFSQLISPDTDNSTSFALLYGLYISALHILWFCLVAYLITSKKILSVFQSIGHRVNQVCGVGLIAFGATLSLSH, from the coding sequence ATGGAGATCACAAGCTACATAATTTTGGGATTGTTAATTGTCGTAAGCCCAGGGGCTGACTTCGTTTTAGTGGTCAAAAACAGTCTGAGCAGCGGGCGAAAAGCAGGGCTACTCACCGGGCTTGGCATTGGGATTGGTGTCTGCATCCATATTAGCTACTCAATCCTTGGCATCAGTCACTTATTATCACAGAACATCATTGTATTCAGCATAATTAAGTACGTCGGCTCAGCCTACTTAATCTACCTAGGGATAACTGGCATTTTCTATTCAAAGTTGACACTCAACCGTAACGCGATAGCCGCACCGCAGGAGCCCTATCATGCGCGGAAATATTTTACACAGGGATTCTTTTGTAACATGTTGAATCCGAAAACAATGCTGTTTTTCCTCAGTATATTTAGTCAACTTATTTCCCCTGACACGGATAACAGCACATCTTTTGCGTTGCTTTATGGGCTGTACATTTCTGCATTGCATATCTTGTGGTTCTGCCTGGTCGCATATCTTATAACCTCGAAGAAAATATTATCTGTTTTTCAAAGTATTGGACACCGAGTAAATCAGGTTTGCGGGGTCGGGCTGATCGCCTTCGGTGCCACCCTATCGCTTTCTCACTAA
- a CDS encoding asparaginase encodes MKKRYLVSAIMLLTSISSYADNLPHVTIYATGGTIAGASASNVDSTDYKAGSLGVDKLIHAVPELKGFADVSGVQIANVGSPDIDKKTLLNMAKTINADLAKDTTHGVVVTHGTDTLEETAFFLDLTVNSKKPVVVVGAMRPATAISADGAMNLYDAVKLASVDEANGRGTMVAMNDRISPAYYVTKTNTHAVETFQAPEAGYLGGFISGQPYFYYKNTQPMEKPHFDISNVKELPKVDILYSYQDQDDSLMKAAIKNGAKGIVIAGTGDGSTPSWIQDAIKDAMKKGIPVVVASRVYTGYVSTHENAIGSGFYNPQKSKVILELALAKGESVDEIRKYFAKL; translated from the coding sequence ATGAAAAAAAGATATTTGGTTTCGGCAATCATGTTACTGACCAGCATCTCTAGTTATGCTGACAATTTACCTCATGTAACAATCTACGCCACAGGCGGAACCATTGCAGGGGCATCCGCTTCGAATGTGGACAGTACCGACTATAAAGCGGGGAGTTTAGGCGTAGATAAGCTGATCCATGCGGTACCAGAATTAAAAGGGTTCGCAGATGTAAGTGGTGTCCAAATCGCTAACGTTGGCTCTCCTGACATTGATAAAAAGACGCTCTTGAATATGGCGAAAACGATTAATGCAGATTTAGCCAAAGATACAACGCATGGCGTTGTTGTGACTCATGGTACCGATACATTAGAAGAAACGGCTTTCTTCTTAGATCTGACGGTGAACAGTAAAAAACCAGTGGTCGTCGTTGGCGCGATGAGACCGGCAACAGCTATTAGTGCTGATGGCGCGATGAATTTATATGATGCTGTCAAACTTGCCAGTGTTGATGAAGCAAATGGTCGCGGCACCATGGTTGCCATGAATGACCGGATTAGCCCAGCCTACTATGTCACAAAAACCAATACTCACGCCGTAGAAACATTCCAAGCGCCGGAAGCGGGTTATCTCGGTGGCTTTATCAGTGGGCAGCCATACTTTTATTACAAAAATACGCAACCGATGGAAAAACCACATTTTGACATCTCCAATGTGAAAGAACTGCCAAAAGTCGATATTTTGTATAGCTATCAGGATCAGGATGATTCACTGATGAAAGCCGCGATTAAAAACGGGGCGAAAGGAATTGTCATCGCAGGTACGGGGGATGGATCAACACCAAGCTGGATTCAAGATGCGATTAAGGATGCAATGAAAAAAGGGATTCCTGTTGTCGTGGCAAGTCGTGTTTATACCGGTTATGTCTCAACACATGAGAATGCGATCGGTTCAGGATTTTATAATCCACAGAAATCAAAAGTTATTTTAGAATTAGCTTTAGCAAAAGGTGAATCCGTCGATGAGATTCGCAAATACTTTGCGAAACTCTAA
- a CDS encoding methyl-accepting chemotaxis protein produces MKNISTKLLLIPLLFSLALFSVHTLNGTVSREVMNRFESVYLDRIVPLADLKKISDLYAVNLIDAANKHHVGLITKTQLYSSISDAMHKANKIWQAYLETALTGKEIKLTQELNVKFQRIESQIPQLIEQHKNNQIDDATLIKQLYTLIDAMGGDLTALINLQLDVSNKEFTMSQSELKSATFWGWVITLSTSLLVSLLSFWFAKREVRNLPKIVAWLKALAEGRVSREELPLSHNELDSISASLGTLSEQLSNVVSESQDVMSSIKMKQDQSLMLVEQNRTNSFHELSSVEQVATASAELASTAHDVATNAIKAEEAAAQANHIIGASQSILINSTQTTEEISTSIRDAKDIVNRLKEYSENINTVVEVINSISEQTNLLALNAAIEAARAGEHGRGFAVVADEVRALAAKTQQSTVDIQKIISQLQEQSMLADDSMSQNVALMVSAKAATEELANSFEVISEEVTRITEVNAIVATASEEQSAVTQDISKQLEEINTLVQQNIKGIEESSKSNQAVNVLAEQLHTRLSFFKVAG; encoded by the coding sequence ATGAAAAACATTTCCACCAAATTATTATTGATCCCTTTATTATTTTCCCTTGCTTTATTTAGTGTCCATACTTTAAATGGTACGGTTTCCCGAGAAGTGATGAATCGATTTGAATCGGTATATCTGGATCGGATCGTCCCATTAGCTGACTTGAAAAAAATCTCCGATTTATACGCTGTAAATTTGATTGATGCTGCCAATAAGCATCACGTCGGCCTAATCACAAAAACGCAACTTTACTCAAGCATTTCAGATGCAATGCATAAAGCAAATAAAATTTGGCAAGCCTATCTAGAAACAGCATTAACGGGTAAGGAAATCAAGCTCACCCAAGAGCTAAATGTCAAATTTCAGAGAATTGAATCACAGATCCCACAATTGATAGAGCAACACAAAAATAATCAAATCGATGATGCCACGCTGATCAAACAGCTGTATACACTCATTGATGCTATGGGAGGAGATTTAACCGCATTAATTAACCTTCAACTCGATGTGTCGAATAAAGAATTCACCATGTCACAAAGTGAATTGAAAAGCGCGACATTTTGGGGCTGGGTAATTACACTTTCGACATCACTGCTCGTTTCTTTGCTCTCGTTCTGGTTTGCCAAAAGAGAAGTCAGAAATTTACCCAAAATCGTGGCGTGGTTAAAAGCACTTGCTGAAGGCAGAGTCAGTCGGGAAGAATTGCCCTTGAGCCACAATGAGCTGGATAGTATATCTGCATCGCTAGGAACGTTATCTGAACAATTATCTAACGTCGTTTCAGAAAGTCAGGACGTGATGTCTTCAATCAAAATGAAACAGGATCAGTCTTTAATGTTGGTTGAGCAAAATCGTACCAACTCCTTTCACGAACTCTCCTCTGTTGAGCAAGTGGCAACAGCCTCAGCAGAATTAGCATCCACAGCCCATGATGTTGCAACCAATGCAATCAAAGCCGAAGAAGCAGCCGCACAGGCCAATCATATTATCGGCGCCAGCCAGTCTATCCTGATAAATTCAACGCAAACAACCGAAGAAATCAGCACGTCGATTCGTGACGCGAAAGATATCGTCAACCGCCTGAAAGAGTATTCGGAAAATATTAATACCGTTGTTGAAGTCATCAATAGTATTTCTGAGCAAACCAATTTATTAGCGCTGAATGCCGCGATTGAGGCAGCGCGTGCCGGTGAACATGGCAGAGGTTTTGCGGTTGTTGCTGACGAAGTCCGTGCGTTAGCCGCGAAAACGCAACAATCAACTGTTGATATTCAAAAAATCATTTCTCAACTGCAAGAACAATCGATGCTGGCGGATGATTCAATGAGTCAGAATGTTGCATTGATGGTTTCAGCGAAAGCTGCCACAGAAGAATTAGCCAACTCGTTTGAAGTCATCTCTGAGGAAGTGACCAGAATTACTGAAGTCAATGCCATTGTGGCAACGGCTTCCGAAGAACAAAGCGCGGTCACGCAAGATATCTCAAAACAGCTTGAAGAGATTAATACACTCGTTCAGCAGAACATTAAAGGGATTGAAGAAAGCTCAAAATCCAATCAAGCCGTGAATGTACTGGCTGAGCAGCTACACACCAGACTATCTTTCTTTAAAGTCGCGGGCTAA
- a CDS encoding tripartite tricarboxylate transporter permease, with translation MSVLVEAFQYIDMSAILAVIAAGLFGLIVGSIPGLTATMAVALMVPFTFFMDPIPALALMISIGASSIYAGDIPGALLRIPGTPASAAYVADSNELVKQGKLNRVLGIGLTSSVIGGVIGALILMFAAPVLARFALKFSSYEYTWLSLLGLTCATLVVGNQPVKGMITLCFGLLLACVGYDQITGVPRFTFGQVSMLQGISFIPAMIGLFAISGAIEYYADRITSKKQDVIPTQSSFNLFKGIPKTMWRYKLNIGRSSILGTLIGALPGAGADIAAWISYALSQKFSKTPEKYGKGSEEAIIDASSSNNASLAGSWIPSLVFGIPGDSAAAIIIGVLYMKDMNPGPTLFLFHPEKLYAVFILFFIANLMLLPLATIVVNFIKRVIFIDKAILYPIIIIFSTVGSFAINNSLSSIVVMLGMGVVGYLLQRAQYPISPIILGMILGPMLEKNLLSSLIKSDGNPLAFVERPVSMVLATCFAVVVLVQVRSILKSFKQA, from the coding sequence ATGTCTGTTTTAGTCGAAGCATTTCAGTATATCGATATGAGCGCGATTCTGGCGGTGATTGCTGCCGGATTGTTCGGTCTCATTGTTGGATCAATCCCAGGGCTGACCGCGACGATGGCTGTGGCGCTGATGGTACCATTTACTTTTTTCATGGATCCGATCCCGGCACTGGCGCTGATGATTTCTATCGGAGCATCGTCCATTTATGCTGGTGATATTCCGGGTGCATTGCTGAGAATTCCCGGGACGCCAGCGTCTGCCGCTTATGTTGCGGACTCAAATGAGCTGGTGAAGCAGGGTAAATTAAATCGCGTACTCGGTATTGGCCTCACCAGTTCGGTTATTGGTGGTGTCATCGGTGCCCTTATCTTGATGTTCGCAGCACCGGTTCTGGCCCGATTCGCCTTAAAGTTTAGTTCTTATGAATATACGTGGCTTTCACTGTTGGGTCTGACCTGTGCCACATTAGTGGTGGGTAACCAACCCGTCAAAGGCATGATAACGTTGTGTTTTGGTTTGCTCCTCGCCTGTGTCGGTTACGATCAGATTACCGGTGTACCACGCTTTACATTCGGGCAGGTGAGTATGTTGCAGGGGATCAGCTTCATTCCTGCGATGATCGGTTTGTTTGCCATTTCCGGAGCGATTGAATACTACGCTGATCGGATTACCAGTAAAAAGCAAGATGTGATCCCGACTCAATCGAGCTTTAATCTGTTTAAAGGCATTCCGAAAACGATGTGGCGCTATAAGCTGAATATTGGTCGTAGTAGTATTTTAGGAACATTGATTGGGGCGCTGCCGGGCGCTGGTGCTGATATTGCGGCATGGATTTCTTATGCACTGTCACAAAAGTTTTCCAAAACCCCGGAGAAGTACGGTAAAGGATCTGAAGAAGCCATTATTGATGCATCATCGAGTAATAACGCGAGTTTAGCCGGTAGCTGGATTCCGTCTTTGGTATTCGGTATTCCGGGTGATTCCGCAGCCGCGATTATTATCGGTGTTTTGTATATGAAGGATATGAACCCCGGGCCGACACTATTTTTATTCCATCCTGAGAAACTTTATGCAGTATTTATACTGTTTTTCATTGCGAACTTGATGCTGCTCCCATTAGCAACCATTGTGGTTAACTTTATCAAGCGCGTGATATTTATTGATAAAGCAATTTTGTATCCGATTATTATTATTTTCAGCACCGTCGGTTCTTTTGCGATTAATAACTCGTTATCTTCAATTGTCGTGATGTTAGGTATGGGGGTTGTCGGATATTTACTTCAACGCGCACAGTATCCCATTTCTCCGATTATATTGGGGATGATTCTGGGGCCGATGCTCGAGAAAAACCTGCTCTCGTCACTGATTAAATCAGATGGGAATCCGCTGGCCTTCGTAGAGCGCCCGGTTTCAATGGTTCTCGCGACTTGCTTTGCTGTCGTGGTATTAGTTCAGGTCCGCTCGATCCTGAAATCTTTCAAGCAAGCGTAA
- a CDS encoding tripartite tricarboxylate transporter TctB family protein produces MRSLPLSQFILGIFSLLILITSIHQYGGIGTYGAGYMPTILSAFLLLFTVLDAVIHLRQRPEKLQLTAVEIRALLLVIVSIGLFTFLISYLGFLICATGLLFGLMSLRNPQKIFMNMVFSVLSAGTIYYVFGHILMVALPEGFWS; encoded by the coding sequence ATGCGTTCATTACCTCTTTCCCAATTTATTCTTGGGATTTTTTCACTGCTTATACTTATTACCAGTATCCATCAATATGGTGGCATCGGCACTTACGGCGCAGGGTACATGCCAACCATTCTCAGTGCTTTTTTGTTGCTGTTTACCGTACTGGATGCCGTAATTCACCTGCGCCAGCGGCCGGAAAAATTACAGCTGACGGCTGTAGAAATTCGCGCGTTACTGCTGGTTATTGTGTCAATTGGGTTATTTACCTTTTTGATTTCCTATCTGGGTTTTCTGATTTGTGCGACAGGGCTGTTATTTGGCCTGATGAGTTTGCGTAACCCTCAGAAAATATTCATGAATATGGTCTTTTCAGTTTTGTCTGCAGGGACTATTTATTATGTTTTTGGGCATATCCTGATGGTCGCATTGCCTGAAGGTTTCTGGTCATAG
- a CDS encoding tripartite tricarboxylate transporter substrate binding protein, with protein sequence MKHPLQLSLITAALLASTSAMAAWPEKPIKIIVPWGAGGNTDTVARLVAEGLQEQLGVNVNVVNRTGGAGVVGHDAMAKAKPDGYTLGVATVEIAMMHHQGMTDLNYQNYTPITRLAVNLGGIQVATNSQFKDVNQLTDYIKQHPGKLKASGSGLNSGWHLNLIGMLDAMGVPTDSVTYVPSEGSSSALMELVSGGIDFTTSSPGEAKSMVEAGMVKNLATMAETNTGLYKDIPVFQQATPYKYSFSTWNALVTPAGIPHEVQEKLIATMKAVFKEGKLQNFATKQGFEVYPLYGDDLGKFMKSEDEKYGKLINKLK encoded by the coding sequence ATGAAACATCCCCTACAACTCAGTCTGATTACCGCGGCTCTATTGGCTTCAACCAGTGCCATGGCAGCGTGGCCAGAGAAACCGATTAAAATTATCGTTCCATGGGGTGCCGGTGGCAACACCGATACCGTCGCCCGTTTAGTTGCAGAAGGGTTGCAAGAGCAACTCGGTGTCAATGTCAACGTTGTGAACCGCACCGGTGGTGCTGGTGTTGTCGGACATGATGCGATGGCCAAGGCGAAACCTGACGGTTACACACTGGGTGTTGCAACGGTTGAAATCGCCATGATGCATCATCAGGGGATGACCGATCTGAACTATCAGAACTATACACCGATCACCCGATTAGCCGTGAACTTGGGGGGGATTCAGGTCGCAACTAACTCCCAGTTTAAAGATGTGAATCAATTGACGGATTATATCAAGCAACATCCGGGCAAATTGAAAGCATCTGGCAGCGGGCTGAATTCAGGCTGGCATTTGAATCTGATTGGGATGCTTGACGCGATGGGGGTTCCGACTGACTCCGTCACTTATGTACCTTCTGAAGGTTCAAGTTCTGCATTGATGGAACTGGTATCCGGTGGGATCGACTTTACGACCTCTTCTCCGGGAGAAGCGAAAAGTATGGTCGAAGCCGGTATGGTCAAAAACTTAGCCACTATGGCTGAAACAAATACCGGGCTGTACAAAGATATTCCGGTCTTCCAGCAGGCGACACCGTATAAATATAGTTTCTCAACGTGGAATGCTTTAGTGACACCGGCCGGCATTCCTCACGAGGTTCAGGAAAAACTTATTGCCACGATGAAAGCCGTATTTAAAGAAGGAAAACTCCAGAACTTTGCGACTAAGCAAGGGTTTGAAGTGTACCCATTGTACGGTGATGATTTAGGGAAGTTTATGAAATCAGAAGATGAGAAATACGGAAAACTCATCAATAAGCTGAAATAA
- a CDS encoding dihydrodipicolinate synthase family protein, giving the protein MKKIEGIVPVMLTPFTDQNEIDYKGLEKLIDWYIANGADALFAVCQSSEMLFLSLEERVALSRFVVDYTNGRIPVISSGHISPDIDDQITELTAMAATGIDALVLVTNRLDPDNQGTEAFLNHLNTLMDAIPADMPLGLYECPAPYRRLLTDEEIQFCADSGRFVVLKDVSCDLETVKRRVQLTKTSPLAIINANAAIAYEAMLHGSKGFSGVFTNFHPDLYHWLYHNASQAPEFAQQLSWFLSLSAVTETLGYPKNAKVFHQRLGTFSSVHSRVTDDDVLEKYWGLGVILDQIAASAQAYRTTMKTFD; this is encoded by the coding sequence ATGAAAAAGATTGAAGGCATTGTACCGGTAATGTTGACACCGTTTACCGACCAAAATGAAATTGATTACAAAGGGTTAGAGAAGTTAATTGACTGGTACATTGCCAATGGTGCCGATGCGCTGTTTGCCGTCTGTCAATCCAGTGAGATGCTATTTTTGTCGCTTGAAGAACGGGTGGCCTTATCTCGGTTTGTGGTGGATTACACCAACGGACGGATTCCGGTGATTTCTTCCGGCCACATTTCACCGGACATTGATGATCAAATTACTGAGCTGACAGCGATGGCTGCAACGGGGATCGATGCTTTGGTTTTAGTCACCAATCGTCTTGACCCGGACAATCAAGGTACAGAAGCCTTCTTGAATCATCTGAATACGTTGATGGATGCCATTCCAGCGGACATGCCACTGGGATTATACGAATGTCCGGCACCTTATCGACGTTTGCTAACCGATGAAGAAATTCAATTCTGTGCAGATTCTGGTCGCTTTGTTGTGCTGAAAGATGTGAGCTGTGATCTGGAAACGGTGAAACGTCGTGTTCAGCTAACCAAAACCTCACCGCTGGCCATTATTAATGCCAATGCAGCGATTGCTTATGAAGCGATGCTGCATGGCTCGAAAGGCTTCAGTGGTGTCTTTACTAATTTCCATCCAGACCTGTATCACTGGCTTTATCACAATGCTTCTCAGGCCCCTGAATTTGCACAACAGCTCTCGTGGTTCCTTTCATTGAGCGCCGTGACTGAAACGCTGGGCTATCCGAAAAATGCTAAAGTCTTTCATCAGCGCCTCGGCACATTCAGTTCAGTGCACAGCCGCGTGACGGATGATGATGTGTTAGAGAAATATTGGGGCTTAGGGGTCATCCTTGATCAAATCGCGGCATCAGCGCAAGCATATCGGACGACGATGAAAACATTCGATTAA
- the rbsK gene encoding ribokinase, with protein MYKELRQERIIQLLRQQGQATVEFLSLHLGVTKETIRTDLSKLQQDGVLIRHHGGASLKKHLLQNELQQDKSLDISHLMRTHHRNRAVNSQRALSAEMIGKVCVFGAFNVDIVARVDRFPKNGETLVAENTTFGPGGKGANQAIAAHAAGARVHFATKVGKDQFSQFAKNHFDACGMESFSIYETDQAATGSAVIYVNDAGENFIAICPGANLLVTDEEVAELIPYLTESKVLLVQLENNFDAIDGVMKLAKGLNVTVILNPAPYLPQVDRFFANTDIITPNETEASQISGVEITDVESAKQAAQIIHERGVQNIIITMGKQGVVLFDGQQCSHIPSYSAVVVDTTGAGDAFNGALAAALAKGKSLTQAAYYATAFASLSVEREGAANMPNNALVEARMLQQQVTVIAI; from the coding sequence ATGTACAAAGAACTACGCCAAGAAAGGATCATTCAACTGTTGCGCCAACAAGGGCAGGCAACCGTTGAGTTTTTGTCTTTACATCTTGGGGTAACGAAGGAAACGATTCGGACGGATTTATCTAAACTTCAGCAAGATGGGGTATTGATACGACACCATGGCGGAGCATCGTTGAAAAAACATCTGCTCCAAAACGAATTGCAACAAGATAAAAGTTTGGATATTAGCCATTTGATGCGCACTCATCATCGTAATCGTGCTGTAAATTCGCAGCGAGCTTTATCCGCAGAAATGATCGGTAAGGTCTGTGTTTTTGGGGCATTTAACGTTGATATCGTTGCCCGGGTTGACCGCTTCCCTAAAAACGGAGAAACGTTGGTGGCTGAAAATACGACATTCGGACCGGGTGGTAAAGGTGCGAACCAAGCCATTGCAGCACATGCGGCAGGGGCTCGGGTTCATTTTGCGACCAAGGTCGGTAAAGACCAGTTCAGTCAGTTTGCCAAGAATCATTTTGATGCCTGTGGGATGGAGTCTTTTTCAATTTATGAAACGGATCAGGCGGCAACGGGCAGTGCGGTCATTTATGTCAATGATGCCGGGGAAAACTTCATCGCGATTTGTCCGGGGGCGAATCTGCTGGTTACGGATGAAGAAGTTGCGGAATTGATCCCGTATTTAACCGAATCAAAGGTGCTGTTAGTTCAGTTGGAAAATAACTTTGATGCCATTGACGGAGTGATGAAGCTGGCAAAAGGATTGAATGTCACGGTCATTCTGAATCCTGCCCCTTATTTACCCCAAGTTGATCGGTTTTTTGCGAATACAGACATTATTACGCCCAATGAAACGGAAGCTTCGCAAATTTCCGGCGTGGAAATCACCGATGTGGAATCTGCGAAGCAGGCGGCCCAGATTATTCATGAACGCGGGGTGCAGAACATCATTATCACCATGGGTAAGCAAGGCGTGGTGCTTTTTGATGGTCAACAGTGTTCCCATATTCCGTCGTACAGTGCTGTCGTCGTCGATACGACCGGGGCCGGTGATGCATTTAACGGTGCATTGGCTGCCGCGCTGGCGAAGGGGAAAAGCCTGACACAGGCAGCCTATTACGCGACCGCTTTTGCCTCTTTGTCTGTTGAGAGAGAAGGGGCTGCGAATATGCCGAATAATGCGCTAGTTGAGGCGCGAATGCTTCAGCAGCAAGTCACAGTTATCGCAATTTAG
- a CDS encoding diguanylate cyclase, whose protein sequence is MANETLSGLDTQTLAQVFEHIDMAVVVATLEREVVCMNAAARALFRYSSEEIYHQSTALLYADQADFIRLGQERFNANANETNESYVVRYIDAAGESFQGQTSGGLIKNAQGTPTFFVAIIQDDSARLAAEEMLNRLHMITSSRQLTFHERIEAILELGTSHFGLPIGIFSKISGEQYVIQQAIHPENALEPGMTFELGITYCSLVYQANDVQGFSHVSESEIVTHPCFENFGLEAYIGVPVFVDGERYGTLNFSSICPTRKFIRQDIEIVRLLAEWVGHEIARERDFKALETAHDQMEVLANTDSLTGLASRSCIEQALQDQVTFALKYGKNLTVAIMDFDHFKSINDRFGHQVGDEVLACFGELVSVMGRKGDFYGRWGGEEFIVLFPDTNMAGVCIALNRLMDSLRRSDLSEKYSGLTLTLSIGVTEMLPDDHPESIVQRADRLLYQAKALGRDRIQHD, encoded by the coding sequence ATGGCGAACGAAACATTATCAGGATTAGACACCCAGACGCTGGCCCAAGTGTTTGAGCATATCGATATGGCCGTGGTTGTGGCAACCTTGGAACGTGAAGTTGTGTGCATGAATGCTGCCGCCAGAGCATTGTTCCGTTACTCGAGTGAGGAGATTTATCATCAGAGTACAGCGCTGCTCTACGCTGATCAGGCAGATTTTATCAGATTGGGACAGGAACGTTTCAACGCCAATGCCAACGAGACAAATGAGTCTTATGTTGTCCGTTACATCGATGCCGCCGGAGAGTCTTTTCAGGGACAAACATCGGGTGGCCTGATCAAGAATGCACAAGGGACACCGACATTTTTTGTGGCAATCATTCAGGATGATTCAGCGCGACTTGCAGCAGAAGAAATGCTGAATCGACTGCATATGATCACATCATCAAGACAGTTAACCTTCCATGAGCGCATTGAGGCTATCTTAGAGTTGGGGACGAGCCACTTTGGTTTACCCATCGGCATTTTCAGTAAAATATCGGGTGAGCAGTATGTGATTCAACAAGCGATTCACCCGGAGAATGCATTAGAACCGGGGATGACATTTGAACTGGGCATCACGTATTGCAGTCTCGTTTATCAGGCCAATGATGTACAGGGGTTCTCGCATGTATCAGAGAGCGAGATTGTTACCCATCCCTGTTTTGAAAATTTTGGTCTTGAAGCTTATATAGGCGTACCGGTGTTTGTCGATGGTGAGCGGTATGGCACGCTCAATTTCTCCAGTATTTGTCCGACGCGGAAATTTATTCGTCAGGATATCGAAATCGTACGGTTACTGGCCGAATGGGTCGGTCACGAAATTGCCCGTGAGCGAGACTTTAAAGCGTTAGAAACCGCACATGACCAGATGGAAGTTTTAGCCAACACCGATTCTTTAACCGGGCTTGCCAGTCGGAGCTGTATTGAGCAGGCGTTACAGGATCAAGTCACATTCGCGTTGAAATATGGCAAGAATCTGACGGTTGCGATTATGGATTTTGATCACTTCAAATCGATTAATGATCGATTTGGCCATCAGGTGGGAGATGAGGTTTTAGCATGTTTCGGTGAATTGGTCTCTGTGATGGGACGGAAAGGTGATTTTTACGGTCGTTGGGGAGGAGAAGAGTTTATCGTGCTTTTCCCTGATACCAATATGGCAGGGGTTTGCATCGCTTTAAACCGTTTGATGGATAGCCTGAGGCGCTCGGATCTGTCAGAAAAATATAGTGGCTTAACACTCACATTGAGCATCGGGGTCACGGAAATGTTACCGGATGACCATCCGGAAAGCATCGTACAACGTGCCGATCGGCTTCTTTATCAAGCCAAAGCGCTCGGGCGTGATCGAATTCAGCATGATTAA